The following DNA comes from Xyrauchen texanus isolate HMW12.3.18 chromosome 21, RBS_HiC_50CHRs, whole genome shotgun sequence.
cagcatataagatatttagacttgctttcagacaatatatattgaataaaagtaaatgttgtCTTTTCTGCACTCGcaaaagtataaccaagtgaaaaaatacacttctatacaaaatatactgtatgtttgactcttaaagaaagtctaaatatcgtatatgttgcttctcaggtatattttttgcaatttttatgttttaatttttttccttattGTCCAGCGGTGAAATGCCCTGCAAAAGTTTAGTTTTGAATAACATGTCTGAAGCTGTTGCAGTTACCAAACTTTTCGATTGGCTCACTAGAGAACTGTTGTCTTTCATACTAtgatttcatttacaattaaattTGTCAAGTAGTTCTTCTCATCCGTGATGGGTGAAGAGCAGAGCAGCTGAAATGTGCTCTGCCCCATCTACCATACTGGGGTTAAATTGGTTGTCGATTAGTGGCACCTATTGTAAAGGCATGAATATACTAACAGAAATCATTCACCTTGCATTTAATGTGAACGTGCCATTCATCAGTTATTTCATTTTGCATCATCACGTCTCctctggtgtgcaaaggccttaagaAATGCATCTGATCGTGGTCCAGAACCCGAAACCAGCCTAATTATTCAGGGCTTCATTGAGACAGAGTAGTCGACTAGTCGTTCAGGCAACCCTTCAACTTCTGGTTGTTCAGCACTCTGTCTACAGTTGTGTAAAAATCAGCCATCAAATGGATGATCATATTAGAGAATTTTAGCATGCACTGTATTTCCCACTTCATTTTTTGTATACCAGTTATAACGGAAAATGCACTGTATcgtattatattaatacatttgaatacaCAACAAATATTCAATGCTTCAAAGCTTCTTCCGTGAGGAAGCACATGGATATCTGTGCCTGAAAGAGCAGGACAGGGTATTCCTGAAAAGGCCTCTTTTATTCTTCGAAGAATTCAAGGAGCCTAACCTTTGCACTGTACAGTAGGTAGGCTAATATTAATACAGGAAATGGCAAGCCAACTGTATATTAGTAAGAAGATTATcctatatatattacaaaatatctATATCAGCATAAGATTATACTGTACTTTATGATTTTATGGAAATTTGGTTCAGATAATGTATGGTCTCAAATTGGTCGTTGTGCATTATTGCTGCATTTTTTTCAATGGAGCCGTTCCTGTGACAAAACTGTGGACTTCACAGaagataaaaataattaaaatatgaaacataaaaAGGCTTTGACCCCCCCCATTTAGTAGTGCTTTAAGCTTTTTGCAGAGtgtacagggtttttcctgcatagagaattactaggcaGCTGCTTCTGGCTGTCTACAGAACTCTGGTGGGTgacttcatggaaaacactaacaagcgttgcactcggtggattgtcTTTTGTAACTGACTGTAAtctctgcaataataataaaaaaaattcccttgtcgaatagtcgcttgatgtcatttaacaacTTGAGATTATATAAAACTATAACGATGACACAAGAgacgagaggagcgctgcagctcgagtgtctgatagaaacacagatcacagcttggcaatatatctttatttcagccttaaagttcatataatatagtagcgtgccatgtaaataaacacaaactccaaaactgtcattctctgtgcggtcagagccgcttcaaccagttgcggaagagacccaatctgagcgggagtcgagaccgggagagattttaaagttctgccggctgatgcgcactctaacacggagacacACATCTCTCGCCCCTGCTGTCTTCAGCTCGTCACATCATcatcatgagatcatcatgatgatatcaatcttatgtgaaaaatagcactaaaatgacaacaataatatatatgtgtgtgtgtgtgtatgtgttggttggttttggatagacaagattgtaAAAAAATGTAGCCAACAGAGTAAGCATTTGTCAGTGTTCgctgactaaaatgtcaatatgactaaatgttcctaaaatatgactaaaagatcaacagttttcatttaataaaactTTGTAAAACTCGAATAAaaaaaataggataaggttgactaaatatgataaaaacttaaaaggacatttaacacaggactaagactaaataaaaaaacagatgacaaaattaacactattattcagttgtcaggtcattaggagtgtattaatgcaaagccaacgtTTACGTCATATTTTTGATCtgtatggtaccacctccgcctcattttgagccagtaAAAGCCTTGGTATACCATGGTGCCTTGGATCTCCAGTTGTTATAAAGTTTGAATTGTCCTTTGTTTTCATATCTCTTGTGGTGCCATGAAGGGGGGTGGGTGTGCTGTTGGCCTTTTGGCACTGGCTATCTCTTGGGTTGTCATGTGCTTGGAGATTACAGCACTGAAAATAATATGTACTGTAActaatagggatgtgcatgaaTAATCAACTAATCTGTTTAACTTTACATTTTGCCTGCTGTGAGCAAAGCTGAATCATACTGTTCTTTCCGTCTGAATGtccagagatgggccacttctatttaaatgcatgtgagaaattggaatgcccaaccaagaagcttgAGCACCAgcagtcaacagatgtagaaattaAGTCttgccttgcaggtaaaagagccaatcacattttacatTCAGGCATCACCtatcaatcagttcactaacgtgcatgcgcattagctattcaAGCTGGGATAATTTGGTGTTTTAGTGTGATTttaggtaaagaagcacaatttatgattccaaaattagaaaattgtattgcttatttgaaatatgttcgtTGATCGTAATCTTGgtcaaccatttttgagatttcggtgttcctccattcaagtagacaggagctacactggcatgactggaaatagtctcccgggagcattccaaagatgtccgccagtggactgacttgctaaaaagactttggaATGTTTTACCAAATCTCGCAGGTGCTTTGGATATGTGTCATCAAGGTGTTGAATAAGAGAAGGAGATTTTATGGCATTTGTGCTTTCAAGCTTTGCCAAGTGTGACAATACttctaatatttttaatattattgaaTTGTATTCTATTGGCATTCAGTTCTTAGATGCCAACAAATGAGGATCTGCTTGTATGGTGGAAAGAAAATGTGAAGCGGTAATAGAAACTCTGAAACTTTTTTTGACCAGTATGTGTGCATGTACTGGAAATCTTTGTGCACTTGCAGAGGGCATTTTCTTAAAAGCCAACATtaaccacttgtttttctgaataagaACATGTGATTTCTATGCAAGCGCTGggtaagtgcaaatgtttttaattgttattataattaaatttgtTCAATTCTTAATGCATATTGTTcaattaatttttctttttcagaaagaaaagcatagtttgttaAAATTTGCTTAATTAGAAACTTtgtaacatttgtgaataaaacaatctaaatttcacaaatgtgtatttttattttttttattttacattttaatttacaagtaattGTTTACTAGATTTGTGGGTTAGAGAACTCTACtacaaaatgaatgcaaaatgcccatccctagtaacCAGACAAACACCACCTTTACAAGCGGACTCTATAATGGTTAGTTGTTGCACACCCCAAAAAAAACAAGTTCCGAAATTCACTTTAACTCCAACCAATCGAACAGAACTCTGACATCAAACAGACTATGTCCATAGCAAAAGTTCAAGTGTGAAAAGTTCACTGTTTTCTTTTTGCAATGCAATGGATTTAGAAGATTTAACGGTGTCATTAACTCAACATTTATTTCTATACAAAAGATTGTCCACACTCGTACTGATTTAGCATTTGCATTGTGTACCATGTAAAGATGTGATGCACCAAAAAACACACACCATTTGACTTTCCCTTGAAAGCAGAGGGCACTTCCTGGCTTTGTTGCTGTGGCTTTCTGGGAATcgggagctttttttttttttctaaaagagcTAAAAAAAAAGGGAACGAAAGATCTTTGAGGGGAGTGGCTTTGAATGGAGACTGGGTGTTGTGGTGGAAGCCACAAACTGTGCTGATAAACGCAATCATTCTATAAATTATACCCAATTTCTTTCACTCATGACTGACCTCAGATTATATCATTTGCACACATTGGTCAGACATGTAGAAGCATTTTGATCACCCTGTTGCAGTAGCCAGACTGAGGTGTGCTAGAATGACTTGGCTATCTCAAAATTGGTTCTAGTTTTGgagtgtgtaaaataaaaaaaaattaaaatcctgtTTAAGTTTAtggtaaaaaactggcagctttggttgccagaaattcaccatAAAAAATAAGGTAACCACGATTCAGGCTTTACGGAATGTAATTTtttatgcctgtatattttacaatgGATTACCATAGtttatattgttaaaaataaacatgtatatattaaccttctgaaactgtaaaaatcttcttttcactttataatgtattgttaattacTTTAGTAATTACAAAAGCACATGATGCCTTGAAGTTCCTCAATATAGGCCCTTCCTGGAGTAATGGCCAATAAAtatgtagagacagcactcagtgtcacttACACATCCACTAAACATCCTCAggataacacattaaataaatgacatcaaatataacacagaacactcaAATGTACATGGCTGTACATTATAAGAAGAAACATTACTTTTCccctaaaatataatgaaatgagcTGGGTCACGCAGGaaattctgggaatgcccgattattgttttttaccgtaattttaacaataatttactgtgaaacataatatacatttttactgttaattatacagaaaatcatactttttacattataaatgttacCGTAAAACTACGTtttctctttttatatatatatatatatatataaaaaaaattacagtatattttaaggtaactacccattaaccaaataatgtttttttactgtagcatttttagtcttttactgttaaaattagaaaaatgtaaatgtacaatttcTGATTAATTGCAATCTTCAGTTGAGATATCTCGAACGATATAGATTCTTAAGACCTCAAGATCATCCTTTAGTTCTTTAAAATGTACCTAATTGTGcttgtgttgattattatatcGGTTAAATATATAGCAATTGAACTGCATAGTTTGGGCCctgttgttaatttatttttcacagtctaccaagttagaaggttccctgtaAGCTATACAGCATTCGTTTTGAGAATTTCTTAGATAtggaagcaaaatggacattatcaCTGAAATAGCCTATACCTAAATGAATCCGAATCGCAAATCATTTAGAGTTGGAATCAAGTGCTTGTAAATTGGAACTGAAtcaaatctggaaatctgtatcgatacccagCCCGTCAAATGGAACATTTACGATTAACACAACTACTGGAAGTGCATTGAAACAAGACAATCTGTGACTTCTTTAAAGACCCACACAAATGCAAGGAAAGAGAAATTGGCAAGTACCAAGGGCTAGCATCTTTTAGTGCTAGGTTTATAGAAGGATTGTTTACCATGGTAGTTAGTGGTCACTGTGTGGATAAGGCTCTGTGGATGGgacctgtgtgtgtttaagcaGTGTTGGCCTCTGGCAGAGGTTTCAGGACAGGCCTCCTCGGCATTACAGCAACAAGGCTGGGCTCTGTGTAAAGAGGACAAACTGGACTCAGGCCCCACAGTCAAACAACATGGGAGCAGCTGTCTAAAGACCAGAGGCAGTCTGTCTTTTCAGAGGCACACAGATACAGCTTTGTGGTGGTGCTGTTATTGGGTGGGTGTGCAGTAGAAAGAAGGCAACAAACTTAAGATATGAAATCTTTTCCCTTTTCTTTACCAATGGAAAAATgatgttatatttataatatataagaaTATTTATTTCCTTAAAGCTCTCTGATTAAAcacacaagcccttatttcacatgaagaaagacgtttgagattttttttcttcatgctaTCATCTTGGGCGTGATACAGGgctcctctgtgtcactgtgtgtcagTAACACTGCGTATATGAACCCACAATGGcataacatttgccattacataatcgttaaattaaattgaaattggAGCACATTGCATTcactaaaatctttgtttatatttttgtggaGTTTGGTGCAAACCAATGTATACCTTAGCCTTAAAACTTTGTTTCATAGAGTGTATATTCAGTACAAGTAGATTTTGCCTTGTTTCATGGCcagatttattaattttgtatttatttatttcatttttgcttATGTTAATGTATAttgatttacagtgcattcagaaaatattcagacccccttttttacattttaagttgcagccttttgctaaaatgcttttaaaaacatttttcacatcaatctacactccatacccaataatgacaaagcaaaagaaAAATTCAGATCCTTTGCTATGactgcatcccatttctctggatcatatttgagatgtttctacacttttattggagtccacctgtggcaaatccgattgattggacatgattttgaaaggcacacacacctgtctatttaAGATCTTACagatgaaaatgcatatcagagcaaaaaccaagccttTGGGgcatcaaaggaactgcctgcagagttaAGAGACAGGATTCTGTCAAGGcatagatctggggaaggctacaaaaaattcAGGATGCATTGAATGTTCCCAatagcacagtggcctccataattcttaaatggatcaaccagaactcttcctagagctggctgccttgCCAAACTTGAGttatcgggggagaagggccttggtaagagaagtgaccaagaacctgatggtcactctggttgagctccatgtgtggagatgggagaaacttgcagaatgaCAACCATAACTCCAACTGCCAGattgctcaggacctcagactgggctgaaggttcaccttccaatagGACAACAACttacacagccaagacaatgcaagagtggcttagggacaactctgtgaatgtccatgtgtggcccagccagagcccggacttgaacacaattgaacatctctggagagatctgaaaatggctgcccACCGACGgacccatccaacctgacagagcttgagaggatccgCAGAGAAAATCAGTTATAGAGTTAAAAAAtgttgctttgtcattatgaggtatggaATGTagattaatgtaaaaataaaaaattagttaaagcattttaacataacgctacaacataaaatgtgaaaaaaattaagggttttaaatactttctgaatgcactgtaactaggatatttagtgtaaatgtttttTCCTTGAAAAAAGAAATTTCCCCACAGATAAAAAAATAGTAGGCTCCTTTAGACATCTGGCACATGTATTTCCTGACCTACTCAAAGTAGTAGATACAGTACAGTTTGTCAAGGTTATTCATTGTTTGTATCTGAATGCTCGATTTACAGAATTTTAAAGGTGTGAGGTAATTGTGGGCTCTTAAATTTCTGCTTATCCATTTAAAACAGCTCTTTTACTTTCTAGAGAAGAGCAATTGGACGGTTACATGTATTACCCATACCCCCGCCACCCCTTCTGTAGCAGGAGCTTCAGTGGAGTGTTTGATGTTTGAGACGGGTGTTGTGCAAAGACTGGGAAAGGGGCGGTGGGTCTGGAGGTAATATAACCCACATGGGCtaaaaatagacctggaaggAAAAGCCTGTATGTCTGTGGTCTCTTTCACTAATTACAGGGTAAGGTTAAATGTGCAAACCTGCAGTGGAAAAATTTATCCGCGCACACTGTTGTGTGGTTTGCAGTCAGTCTTCTACATTAGGTGTCCGTGTGTGATTACGCAACCCAGGAACATTTAACAGGCCTCCTCCCACCAAATAATGCACCACTATTATCTATTCACTAAGGTAGAGCGATATATGtagtatttgtaatgtatttgagATGATTATTCTGGGaatataaaattaagattttatcattttatgTCAAAGTCTTCAAATTACGTCTCATTAGAAAATATTTATGTTTGCTCTTTTTGTAGCAGTTCATATGTATGAGAGCATGTtgatttaatggtgttttaaacTTCAATAACAGTGTTAGAGTAGATAAATCCAATTCATTTCCGTTAATTAGGTATGATTGTCCATTTCAGGGAGTCATTTCAAAACTCTGATTCAACTTGTTTGATTTAGTTTgtgaaggaatgttccaggttcaatactagttgagctcattcgacagcatttttgactgttgattagcacaaaaaattattattttgacttatttttattgaaaaaataagcAAATTGTGGTTACACTTGGTACTTCCAATAGAAATGAAAGGGACCAGACCAttaataattgcacaccttagaacgtccgtgaaccaatcagaatcaagcattcaacagacccgtggtataaattgtgattttaaaataTGAGATTTACTCGTGTTTACTAGAGGTTGACCAattgtggattttgcagatagCAATAGGATGCAGAAAAAGCTAATAACCAATGAATCGGCAGgaagtttttaaaatcgatttatagaatgttaaaattTTCCTTAGTATTTCCTTACTACAACGTGCACAGACATAgatgctacaagagtccaaaatgaatatgATCCAGCGGTTTATTGGTTCTGTTACAATGTGGTgtttttaccaaattaagctttttatagcctatatatcaGGTAAAAGGTTTTGTATACAGTAAGTGACACATTTTACTTTGCATGCCCTCAATtgaatttagaacacttgattaatccaaaaaaactaaatatacattgaATTTAGGATAAAAGTATGGATGAATAtggtaaatgatgaaagatttagatccAGCAAATCCCAAcgaggtgtcagtgattgttttattTCACTTCTAGAGGCTGCTGTTACTCTGTAGAACCTAGTCGTTTTAATTTCAGAATCTTCAAACCCGGTTCTGATGGAAACTATCAGAAACTATCGTAATTCAATGcatatttttgccaataaccaatagtccataaaagcaactatcggcaccgattcaTCTTTAAAACCGTTATATCGGTCTATCTCTTGTGTTCACCAGATTAcgtcatgacaatgaagttgtactattggatataactttacacttaTAAGATTACTAAATGATTTTATCACGCTAAAATCCCATTAAAAGGTATCACGTTTACATTCTGTGGCTTTTCTTTGTTGCTTTTTTTATggaaatcaacattgtcacaaattaGACAATTGCGTTAACTGCTAGGGCTACGCCTCTTTTGAAGACTGACACAATAACAGTATCACTAACCTCTGTTCCCCCTGTTGCACCCAATACAGGAAGGGCAAGGGAAAGCCCAATGGTAAGAAGCCACCCACCGAGGAGAAAAAGCATTACCTTGATGCGGACTACACCAAAGTAAGAGTCGTCGATTTCGAACTCAAGGAGCTGGTGGTGTTGCCGAGGGAGATCGACCTGAATGAATGGCTCGCTAGCAACAGTAGGTGTTTCAAATGAAATGTTATATTCAGAGATGCTATTTTCACTGTTCTATGGAACAAGATTATGTCTGGGCATCTATCTTAACATGTCCCTAATGCTATTGTccctatttaattatatttacagATAAAAAAGCTTGTTATATGATCAGCAATTTTAATGTATGAAATTTATTCAAAGGTacaactatttttttattttaatttttttccgaCCAAATTAACTTTATAGAAAATGGAAACTAAAAAAGTAGTCCACAATTTCCTTGGCAAATTTTTCTCATTGGTTGTTGGTTGTTTTTAGTTGGGGTAAAAATGTGGCAGTTGTCTGGTCTTGTTTTGTTGTGTCTAGTTTCAGGTGATGTTTTGACAACATCTCTTGTATCCATCAGAAAGAATGCATGACATCACCTCAAAGTTACATAACTTTATGAAAAAATGAGCTCAGAATAACGTTCCAAAGCCCACAAATCACACCATTGTTTGCATTTCCCTCAATTTTATCTGGAAAGAAAGCACATGTGAAAAGCCATAAATTATGGGTTCACTTTGGAACCCTTTTAATATAACTGCAAATTCTTCAAACACTTATTAAACCAAATCACTGCCTTTTATGGTTTAATTAAAGCCATTACTATGGATTAatttaactttacagctcaattttTACAGATTTTCCATCGGAAAGCTCAGAGTTGTCTCCTATGATACTTGTTGGTCCGAAATGCTTTTATGCATTTCCTGCCTCATTTATTTATCCTAAAATATTTAATGCAGAACTTCAGATTATGTGAAATGTATGTAATATTGGTtactttttatgattttttataaTACGTTTTAATTGGCTCTACTTTTTTGCACGTAACTACTCTTAAATTCTATTTAACAGATTTCTCTGTATGATGCATTAGCACGTTTTAACCTTTTGTGAGGAATGGAATTTTGCATTTGATATACAGTGGGGTCAAAAAGTCCACAATGTGGGATTCAAAATCTTAGTGTTAAAAAAGAATATGTtctgaatataataataataataataataaaaaaagctctTAATCCACTGTatgagattttattttatttttttttttttcaaaagcaaaTAATTGCAATATTTGTAGCTCTTAATCAAACTCATTATATATGTTGTGTCTTTATAGCCACGACTTTCTTCAATCTCATCAACCTACAGTACAGCACAATCTCAGAGTTCTGCACGGGCGATACGTGTCCAGCCATGACGGCCTGCAATACGTAAGTAGCGCAGATGTGTGATCTATTATTCATCCTGGCTCTGTTATCCATTATTAAGCCTACAGACTTGCTGAGATGTGCAGAATAGGCAACTCGACACCTGACAGGTGACTCCTAGAGGTCATGGTCTGAGGCTGAGGTCAAGACCTGCAGTCGTGTTTGACCTGAGGGAGATGAGGCGAGAGGTGTCGTGTTTATCCTCAGATAGAGAGGGAAAAGTCAGAGGAGCCCTGAGCATCAAGATTGAACTGAACGCCATTTGGCCGAAAGTCTTTTTGATGCAATCACAGTGTGCACATGAATAAACCCAAAATATAACCAAGCACGGTTAAAACCCTTCAAGATTGGTCTCTTGTTTTGTCTGAGCCATTTgatattaaaagaataatttttgatctggcggctgtggctcaggtggtagagcgtgtcGGCCTCTAATCGCAGAATTGGCGGttagattcccggcccacatgactccacatgccgaagtgtccttggcaagacactgaaccccaagttgatattgccttgcatggtagctctcgccattggtgtgtgagaatgtgagtgtgaatgggtgtgcaaatgggtgaatgggacacagtgtaaagtgctctGGTAAactttaaggttaaaaaaggcactattgaagtgcagaccatttactatttcTCCCTTACCAGAAatatgtgtaatgcttgtgtatTAAGTTTTGTTTATGACTCTCAAAAGGAGGACATGTACTGTAACTGGGTCTCCTGCTGATGGGTAAAGGAAGGAACTCTGAGCTTGAATGTTTACTGAAGTGTTTAGTTAATAACTGTAACATATCATAAATATCCTGTTCTAGACACTCTATCAGACAGTTTGGTTAATGACCAACCACCATAAACTTGTGTCAAGACAGGTGTTGCATACTctggggctttttttttttaaaacggtTTTATCATCCTCCAATCAAAATGATCataagtctgatcagttagaatAGTAATAGCGCACCTTTCCTTGATAAGCCACACAAGTTGTTTAAGTTAGCACTTAGGTGTTTAAACAAATCTAACTCTTAAGCATGAGCTACAGTAATACTGGTGCTCTCTACTTTTAaaggtcttcttttttttttcaggacaTACTACTGGTATGATGAAAAAGGGAAGAAGACGAAATGCACAGCGCCACAGTATGTGGACTTTGTCATGAGTTCAGTTCAGAAGCTGGTGACTGATGAGGACATCTTTCCTACTAAGTATGGTAAGTGAGTCTCTGCTTCCACCTAGTGGATGAATATACAAACTGCATGACTGAAACCAGTTTTTTAAGTTTTAGTCAATTACAAATAGTATAATATACTTTTTTTGGGCTTTCTTAGTTACAGCAGATGTGAGAACATGTTTTTAcaaacattttgatttatttaaagcACACTGACAGTCACACTTTagtaaataatttgtaaacaaacacCTCTCTCATACCTCGTTGATTGCAAGCAAGTGCATTGGACACTGATAAATGTGTAAGACAAAAAGTCATGTACATTGCCATAGCTTGCAATATTTTGTACGTTTATTGAAATGGCTACGTTTAATTCTCAACCATGATGGGAGGGAATTTTATATTCAAGCaagataatgagaaacatttcagtcaagtgaccccaaacttttgaatggatgtgtgtatgtctgtgtctatgtgtgtgtgtgtgtgtatgtatgtatgtatgtatgtatgtatgtatatatatatatatatatatatatatatatatatatatatatatatatatagtgaggaaaataagtatttgaacaccctgctattttgcaagttctcccacttagaaatcatggaggggtctgaaattgtcatcgtgaggtgcatgtccactgtgagagacataatctaaaaaaaaaatccagaaatcacaatgtatgattttttaactatttatttgtatgatacagctgcaagtaagtatttgaacacctgagaaaatcaatgttaatatttggtacagtagcctttgtttgcaattacagaggtcaaacgtttcctgtagtttttcaccaggtttgcacacactgcaggagggattttggcccactcctccattcagatcttctctagatcagtcaggtttctgggctgtcgctgagaaacacggagtttgagctccctccaaagattctctattgggtttaggtctggagactggctaggccacgccagaaccttgatatgcttcttacagagccactccttggttatcctggctgtgtgcttcgggtcattgtcatgttggaagacccagcctcgacccatcttcaatgctctaactgaggaaaggaggttgttccccaaaatctcgcaatacatggccccggtcatcctctccttaatacagtgcagtcagccctgtcccatgtgcagaaaaacacccccaaagcatgatgctaccacccccatgcttcacagtagggatggtgttcttgggatggtactcatcattcttcttcctccaaacacggttagtggaattatgaccaaaaagttctattttggtctcatctgaccacatgactttctcccatgactcctctggatcatccaaatggtcattggcaaacttaagacgggccttgacatgtgctggttt
Coding sequences within:
- the mob2b gene encoding MOB kinase activator 2b isoform X2; this translates as MEWLMGKGKGKPNGKKPPTEEKKHYLDADYTKVRVVDFELKELVVLPREIDLNEWLASNTTTFFNLINLQYSTISEFCTGDTCPAMTACNTTYYWYDEKGKKTKCTAPQYVDFVMSSVQKLVTDEDIFPTKYGKEFPNTFDSLVKKICRYLFHVLAHIYWSHYKESVAMDLHGHLNTLYTHFIVFIREFNLMDPKETSILDDLTEALCTPLPPLPQNHVTER
- the mob2b gene encoding MOB kinase activator 2b isoform X1, with protein sequence MVGDHTGDSTLSPRSSKNGLSCKMVLQAVGKVLRKGKGKPNGKKPPTEEKKHYLDADYTKVRVVDFELKELVVLPREIDLNEWLASNTTTFFNLINLQYSTISEFCTGDTCPAMTACNTTYYWYDEKGKKTKCTAPQYVDFVMSSVQKLVTDEDIFPTKYGKEFPNTFDSLVKKICRYLFHVLAHIYWSHYKESVAMDLHGHLNTLYTHFIVFIREFNLMDPKETSILDDLTEALCTPLPPLPQNHVTER